The Pseudofrankia inefficax genome window below encodes:
- a CDS encoding DUF5130 family protein, which translates to MASGEAFRQDQLDRLNRARLLAERQTGIAFHVRVGAVSGEPEAAADRLLTEIVGGRLAGDHVLVVVSPGQRFVRVVTTPTARRRISDAAASLATLSMTSSFAVGDLVGGLVSGLRQLADAAGRPGRPPGQPVPSGDPASPASAPTGSGPAAPQGSTSPAAATARLGRRAPISAV; encoded by the coding sequence GTGGCAAGTGGTGAGGCGTTCCGCCAGGACCAGCTTGACCGGCTGAACCGGGCCCGGCTGCTCGCCGAGCGGCAGACGGGCATCGCCTTTCATGTCCGGGTCGGCGCGGTCTCCGGCGAACCGGAGGCCGCGGCCGACCGACTGCTCACCGAGATCGTCGGTGGTCGTCTGGCGGGCGACCACGTCCTCGTCGTCGTCTCGCCGGGGCAGCGGTTCGTCCGGGTCGTGACCACTCCGACCGCGCGCCGCCGGATCTCCGACGCGGCGGCCTCGCTGGCGACGCTGTCGATGACCTCCAGCTTCGCCGTGGGCGATCTCGTCGGCGGCCTGGTCAGTGGCCTGCGCCAGCTCGCGGACGCGGCGGGCCGGCCGGGCCGGCCACCGGGCCAGCCCGTTCCGTCCGGTGACCCCGCTTCACCCGCCTCCGCGCCGACCGGTTCCGGCCCGGCGGCGCCGCAGGGCTCCACGAGCCCGGCCGCCGCGACCGCGCGGCTGGGCCGGCGCGCACCGATCAGCGCCGTCTGA